Proteins encoded together in one Anaerococcus murdochii window:
- the prfA gene encoding peptide chain release factor 1 — MFENLEHVRENYKQLEAKLADPAVLSDMDQFRKVSKEYNSLKPVVEKYEEIKNAEDTIAENQELINEADDQEMVQMLKDEIEENKDKLEVLKDEMQILLIPKDPNDEKDVIVEIRPGAGGDEAGLFAGDLYRMYNMYADKAGFKTEEIEVNTQGVGGIKDATFVVRGEGAYSKLKYESGVHRVQRVPETESGGRIHTSTATVAVLPEVDEVELHIDPNDIRVDVYRSSGNGGQSVNTTDSAVRLTHIPTGLVVAIQDEKSQIKNKEKAMRVLRARLFELEEQKRNKEIADNRKSQVGTGDRSERIRTYNFPQGRITDHRINKTIYQLDDFLNGDIEDMINSLIAEDQTRKLEKVGEDE; from the coding sequence ATGTTTGAAAATTTAGAGCATGTTAGAGAAAATTACAAACAATTAGAGGCGAAACTAGCTGATCCAGCAGTATTATCTGATATGGATCAGTTTAGGAAGGTATCTAAAGAATATAATTCTTTAAAACCTGTTGTTGAAAAATACGAAGAAATAAAAAATGCTGAAGACACCATAGCTGAAAATCAAGAACTTATAAATGAAGCTGATGATCAGGAAATGGTTCAAATGCTAAAAGATGAGATAGAAGAAAACAAGGATAAACTAGAAGTCTTAAAAGATGAGATGCAAATTCTTCTAATCCCAAAAGATCCTAATGATGAAAAAGACGTAATTGTTGAAATCAGACCAGGAGCTGGTGGAGACGAGGCGGGCCTTTTTGCTGGAGACCTATACAGAATGTATAACATGTACGCAGATAAGGCTGGTTTCAAGACAGAAGAAATTGAAGTCAATACCCAAGGTGTTGGCGGTATTAAAGATGCGACCTTCGTTGTAAGAGGAGAGGGAGCTTATTCAAAATTAAAGTATGAATCAGGTGTACACAGGGTTCAAAGGGTTCCAGAAACAGAATCTGGTGGTAGAATCCACACATCAACTGCAACTGTAGCCGTTCTGCCAGAAGTAGACGAAGTAGAACTTCACATAGATCCAAATGACATCAGAGTAGATGTATATAGGTCAAGCGGTAATGGTGGTCAGTCAGTAAACACAACTGACTCAGCTGTAAGGCTAACTCACATACCAACAGGTCTAGTTGTTGCCATTCAAGATGAAAAAAGTCAGATAAAAAACAAGGAAAAAGCTATGAGAGTTCTTAGGGCAAGGCTTTTTGAACTTGAAGAGCAAAAGAGAAATAAGGAAATAGCTGACAACAGAAAAAGCCAAGTTGGTACAGGAGACAGGTCTGAAAGAATTAGGACCTACAACTTCCCACAAGGAAGAATTACAGACCACAGAATTAACAAGACAATTTACCAACTAGATGATTTTCTAAATGGAGATATAGAAGATATGATCAATTCCCTAATCGCAGAAGATCAAACTAGAAAACTTGAAAAAGTAGGCGAGGACGAATAA
- a CDS encoding cation diffusion facilitator family transporter translates to MFDILANRFVKDYKNIDDPEVRLNLISLSSIMGIGMNIILFLSKIFLGIFTKSTAILNDAFNNLSDSVVSIMSLVGSSFSKKPADEEHPFGHGRVEYVMALLVSIVIVYVGINLFINSAKSFNDPNPNGLSLLSFIILFAGILIKVYIYYLNSRLYKDLESDLNLGVMLDARNDIISTTAIILGVFLQRFVNFNLDAAMGVVVAFFVTKPGIDLFNETVGYLLGERIDEEIEKKISEILLSGSYIIGFHHLDIHQYGKGHIAGSCHVEVPGNLTVAELHKEIDRIEKKIRKETGVILTLHADPTYNILDKEG, encoded by the coding sequence TTGTTTGATATTTTAGCCAATAGATTCGTAAAAGATTATAAAAATATCGATGACCCTGAAGTTAGGCTTAATCTAATCAGTCTTTCTTCCATCATGGGTATTGGCATGAATATTATTCTTTTCCTATCAAAAATATTTTTGGGAATTTTTACCAAGTCTACTGCTATCTTAAATGATGCTTTTAACAACTTATCAGATTCAGTGGTTTCAATTATGTCTCTGGTGGGTTCTAGCTTTTCAAAAAAACCAGCTGACGAAGAGCATCCTTTTGGGCATGGCAGGGTTGAGTATGTAATGGCGCTTTTGGTTTCGATTGTAATTGTTTATGTGGGTATTAATTTATTTATTAATTCTGCGAAAAGCTTTAACGATCCGAACCCAAATGGCCTAAGCTTATTATCTTTCATAATACTTTTTGCTGGTATTTTGATTAAAGTCTATATTTACTATCTAAATTCAAGACTTTATAAGGATTTAGAATCAGATTTAAATCTTGGAGTAATGCTTGATGCAAGAAATGATATAATCTCAACCACAGCTATAATTCTTGGTGTTTTTTTGCAAAGATTTGTAAACTTCAACCTAGATGCGGCTATGGGTGTTGTTGTAGCATTTTTTGTAACTAAACCTGGTATAGACTTATTTAATGAAACTGTTGGCTATCTTTTAGGTGAAAGAATTGATGAAGAAATAGAAAAGAAAATTTCTGAGATTCTTTTAAGTGGGTCTTATATCATCGGTTTTCACCACTTAGACATCCACCAATACGGCAAGGGACATATTGCGGGATCTTGTCATGTGGAAGTGCCAGGAAACCTAACAGTAGCAGAACTTCACAAAGAAATAGATCGAATCGAAAAAAAGATTAGGAAAGAAACAGGGGTAATTCTTACCCTCCACGCTGACCCAACCTACAATATCTTAGATAAAGAAGGTTAA
- a CDS encoding L-threonylcarbamoyladenylate synthase, with product MKTEILIIDRENINKAYIKKAADLIKEGALVAFPTETVYGLGADGLNNEASKKIFKAKGRPADNPLILHISHISMLDNLVEEISESHRKLFDLWPGPMTLIFKKSRLIPEAVTAGGDTVAIRFPSDEIARALISEANTPIAAPSANISGRPSPTKADDVYQDMDGIIPLIIDGGESNIGIESTVIDLSGESPTILRPGYYTYEFLKEILPDMRLDDSLVDSTKIPKSPGQKYKHYAPKANLRVFIGENVPDYLLDLAEEYKSQGKKVGILAFDEDKDKFASYPYISLGSRIDLSTMSHVLFSSLREMDRLKVDIILAEGVRENHLGKSIMNRMKKAAANDVNYI from the coding sequence ATGAAAACTGAAATTTTAATAATTGACAGAGAAAATATAAATAAGGCTTATATAAAAAAAGCGGCAGACCTCATAAAAGAAGGAGCCCTAGTCGCTTTTCCAACAGAAACAGTTTATGGTCTTGGTGCTGATGGTTTAAATAATGAAGCCAGCAAGAAAATTTTTAAGGCCAAGGGTAGACCTGCTGATAATCCACTTATCTTACATATTTCCCATATATCTATGTTAGATAATTTAGTAGAGGAAATAAGCGAAAGCCATAGGAAATTATTTGATCTTTGGCCAGGGCCAATGACTTTGATTTTTAAAAAATCTAGATTAATTCCTGAGGCAGTGACAGCTGGTGGTGATACAGTGGCAATAAGATTTCCATCTGATGAGATTGCAAGAGCTTTGATAAGTGAGGCGAATACCCCAATAGCAGCTCCATCCGCCAATATTTCTGGTAGACCTTCGCCTACTAAGGCAGATGATGTTTACCAAGATATGGACGGGATAATCCCTCTAATAATCGACGGAGGAGAATCAAATATAGGAATCGAGTCAACAGTAATAGACTTGTCAGGAGAAAGTCCAACAATTTTAAGACCAGGGTATTACACTTATGAATTTTTAAAAGAAATACTTCCCGATATGAGGCTTGATGATAGTCTAGTAGATTCTACAAAGATACCAAAATCACCTGGACAAAAGTACAAACATTATGCACCAAAGGCAAATCTTAGGGTATTTATAGGAGAAAATGTACCGGATTATTTATTAGACCTTGCAGAAGAATATAAGTCTCAAGGAAAAAAAGTTGGAATCTTAGCTTTTGATGAAGATAAAGATAAATTTGCTTCCTACCCATATATTTCTCTAGGTTCAAGGATTGATTTATCAACTATGAGCCATGTCTTATTTTCATCTCTAAGGGAGATGGATAGACTAAAAGTTGACATAATTCTTGCAGAAGGTGTAAGGGAAAATCATTTGGGTAAGAGTATAATGAATAGGATGAAAAAAGCAGCAGCAAACGATGTAAATTATATATAG
- the upp gene encoding uracil phosphoribosyltransferase, protein MKNVTVLDHPVIKHKISILRDKNTGSNEFRSLVTEIAMILAYEATKDLELEEYELETPVAKTTGYRLTGKKIGIVPILRAGLGMVDGVLEVLPAAKIGHIGMYRNEETLQPVEYYCKLPSDVENRDILVVDPMLATGGSACDAIDRLKEYGCKSIKLLSIIAAPEAFKLLEEKHPDVKIYISQLDEKLNENGYIVPGLGDAGDRLFGTK, encoded by the coding sequence ATGAAAAACGTAACAGTATTAGACCACCCAGTTATAAAACATAAAATTTCTATACTTAGAGATAAAAATACGGGTTCAAATGAATTTAGGTCCTTGGTAACAGAAATTGCCATGATTCTTGCCTATGAGGCAACAAAAGATCTTGAACTTGAGGAATATGAATTGGAAACTCCAGTTGCAAAGACTACTGGATACAGACTTACAGGCAAGAAAATCGGTATAGTTCCAATTCTTAGAGCAGGTCTTGGCATGGTTGATGGTGTACTAGAAGTTTTGCCAGCAGCAAAAATTGGTCATATTGGTATGTACAGGAATGAAGAAACCCTTCAACCAGTTGAATACTACTGTAAACTCCCTAGCGATGTTGAAAACAGGGATATCTTAGTTGTTGACCCTATGCTTGCTACAGGTGGTTCTGCTTGTGATGCTATAGATAGACTAAAAGAATATGGATGCAAATCTATAAAGTTATTGTCAATAATTGCAGCACCAGAAGCTTTTAAACTCCTAGAAGAAAAGCACCCAGATGTTAAAATTTATATTTCTCAATTAGATGAAAAACTAAACGAAAATGGTTATATTGTTCCAGGCCTAGGAGATGCTGGAGATAGATTGTTTGGAACTAAATAA
- the murA gene encoding UDP-N-acetylglucosamine 1-carboxyvinyltransferase yields the protein MAKNEILIINSNGPLKGEVNISGAKNSALPILAACVLGTEEIILDGVPELKDVEIMVEVLKHLGSKVEYLDQNTLKINSACINTSETPYELMDKMRASFVVMGPLLSRFHAAHTKAPGGCNIGSRPIDLHLKGFEALGAVNTVNNDEIAIVAKDGLIGTEIYLDFPSVGATQNIIMAACLAQGKTTLENAAKEPEIVDLASFLSKMGANIKGAGTSTIVIEGVEKLTGTRHTIIPDRIEAATYMTAAAMTRGEVLINNVIGSHIRPVIAKLVEMGVDVEEIEDEDKIIVKAPHRLKSTNIQTLPYPGFPTDAQAQFMALMTVCEGESRIQETVFENRFMHVEELMKMGAVIATSGNRATIAGVEKLHGADVKATDLRAGAALVMAGLVAKGTTRVFDIYHIDRGYSNLVEKLSKLGADIKRVEVE from the coding sequence ATGGCGAAAAATGAAATTTTAATTATTAATTCTAATGGACCTCTGAAAGGTGAGGTTAATATATCAGGTGCGAAAAATTCTGCACTTCCTATACTAGCCGCATGTGTTTTAGGCACTGAAGAGATTATATTAGATGGGGTTCCTGAGCTTAAGGACGTTGAAATAATGGTTGAGGTACTTAAGCACCTTGGAAGCAAGGTTGAATATCTTGATCAAAATACCTTAAAAATTAATTCGGCATGTATCAATACTAGTGAAACTCCATATGAACTTATGGATAAGATGAGGGCATCATTTGTTGTAATGGGTCCGCTTTTATCAAGGTTTCACGCAGCTCACACCAAGGCACCTGGTGGATGCAATATAGGAAGTCGTCCTATAGATTTACACTTAAAAGGTTTTGAAGCGCTAGGTGCAGTTAATACCGTTAATAACGACGAAATAGCCATAGTAGCTAAGGATGGGCTAATTGGTACAGAGATTTATCTAGATTTTCCATCAGTAGGAGCTACACAAAACATAATTATGGCTGCTTGCCTTGCCCAAGGTAAGACAACCCTAGAAAATGCTGCAAAAGAACCAGAAATAGTTGACCTTGCATCTTTCCTATCTAAGATGGGTGCAAATATTAAGGGTGCAGGTACATCTACAATAGTTATTGAAGGTGTTGAGAAACTAACAGGTACCCGTCATACCATAATCCCAGACAGGATTGAAGCTGCAACTTACATGACAGCTGCAGCTATGACAAGGGGAGAGGTTTTAATAAATAATGTAATAGGTTCTCACATCAGACCTGTTATTGCAAAACTCGTTGAAATGGGTGTTGATGTAGAAGAAATCGAAGATGAGGATAAGATTATAGTTAAGGCTCCTCACAGATTAAAATCAACCAATATTCAAACTCTTCCATATCCAGGCTTCCCAACAGATGCCCAGGCTCAATTTATGGCTCTTATGACAGTTTGTGAGGGAGAAAGCAGGATTCAAGAAACTGTTTTTGAAAATAGGTTTATGCACGTTGAAGAACTTATGAAAATGGGTGCTGTAATTGCAACATCTGGCAACAGGGCAACAATTGCAGGCGTTGAGAAACTCCATGGGGCAGATGTAAAAGCAACTGACCTTAGAGCGGGTGCGGCTCTTGTTATGGCAGGACTTGTTGCAAAAGGTACAACAAGAGTTTTTGATATTTATCATATAGACAGAGGATATTCAAATCTCGTTGAGAAGCTAAGTAAACTTGGAGCTGACATAAAGAGAGTAGAAGTAGAATAA
- the recD2 gene encoding SF1B family DNA helicase RecD2: protein MKLEGIVSNIRYRNDESGYSVMTLETTDSDITIVGTMPLFNEGDRIEVEGEFIYHDKYGEQINVRNVRLKKPSDRDSIIKYLASGNIRGVGKKTAQAIYDVFGTDSLDILYKDPDKLLKVEGIGKKKLEDIKISVEETRDSRRSLEFLQGLRISYNLAMKIYNKYGENTIDIVKSNPYKLIEDIKGIGFSMADALARNMQMESNSAFRISAGLRYIIDFEADFNGHTSLEISYLIDQAAKLLKADKKLIEEQIQADLLAGKLELVEIEGKSYVYSKGLYKAEKSVAMALAKKIKEAYIFDVEIDEDLGGYSEEQKQAIEAAFENMVLVITGGPGTGKTTIINAITSILDKNELTYALAAPTGRAAKRMQEATDSEANTIHRLVGIRPDMPIAEYNEENPIEKDYIIVDEMSMVDIYLMKRLLDAVGESTALILVGDSDQLPSVGPGNVLSDILNSSAQSIRLKKIFRQAGQSNIIVNAHRINEGKYPVLNQPDKDFFFINANGDNFNKALLDLIKDRLPSFYKFDPVRDIEVLALSRKTNWGVDAINKSIQEAINKEKIILKVNDRIFKLNDKVMQVRNNYDLKALNDASNDDGVYNGDIGIVTEIDTNEESLKVEFDDGKIVKYKKEDIKDLDLSYAITVHKSQGSEFKCVIIPMMQVAPMLLTRNLLYTGVTRAKKLVILLGDKRFIKRMVDNNRSNDRNTNLSYWINEMEFILAD, encoded by the coding sequence ATGAAATTAGAAGGCATAGTATCAAACATTAGGTATAGGAATGATGAGAGTGGCTATAGCGTTATGACGCTTGAAACCACCGATTCTGACATAACTATTGTTGGAACTATGCCTTTATTTAATGAAGGCGATAGGATAGAAGTCGAAGGCGAATTTATCTACCACGATAAGTACGGCGAGCAGATAAATGTCAGAAATGTAAGGCTAAAAAAACCTTCTGACAGAGATTCTATAATCAAATATTTAGCAAGCGGAAATATTAGAGGAGTCGGGAAAAAAACAGCCCAAGCAATTTACGATGTATTTGGCACAGATTCTCTAGATATTTTATACAAGGATCCAGATAAACTTTTGAAGGTTGAAGGTATCGGGAAGAAGAAACTTGAAGATATTAAGATATCTGTCGAAGAAACTAGGGATTCAAGGCGTAGTTTAGAATTTCTCCAAGGACTTAGGATATCCTATAATCTTGCAATGAAAATTTACAATAAGTATGGAGAAAATACTATAGATATTGTAAAATCAAATCCTTATAAACTTATTGAAGATATTAAAGGAATTGGTTTTTCTATGGCGGATGCCTTGGCAAGAAATATGCAAATGGAATCTAACTCTGCCTTTAGGATTTCAGCTGGACTAAGATATATAATTGATTTTGAAGCAGATTTTAATGGCCACACTAGCCTTGAAATCTCATACCTGATTGACCAAGCAGCTAAGCTTTTGAAAGCTGATAAGAAATTGATTGAAGAGCAAATTCAAGCAGATCTCTTAGCGGGAAAACTTGAACTTGTTGAAATAGAAGGAAAGTCCTATGTTTATTCTAAGGGTCTTTACAAGGCGGAAAAATCTGTTGCCATGGCCCTTGCAAAAAAAATTAAGGAAGCTTATATCTTTGATGTAGAAATTGATGAAGACCTTGGTGGTTATTCAGAAGAGCAAAAACAAGCCATTGAGGCTGCTTTTGAAAATATGGTCTTAGTAATAACTGGTGGACCAGGTACAGGGAAAACTACAATAATCAATGCTATTACAAGTATTCTAGATAAAAATGAACTTACCTACGCTCTTGCAGCACCAACAGGCAGGGCTGCCAAGCGTATGCAAGAAGCAACGGACAGCGAAGCTAACACCATCCACAGGCTAGTTGGCATTAGGCCAGATATGCCGATTGCTGAATACAACGAAGAAAATCCAATAGAAAAAGACTACATAATCGTTGATGAGATGAGTATGGTTGATATTTACTTGATGAAAAGACTTCTTGATGCAGTTGGTGAATCCACAGCCTTAATTTTGGTTGGGGATAGCGACCAGTTGCCATCAGTAGGTCCAGGCAATGTTTTATCTGACATCTTAAATTCTTCTGCCCAATCAATTAGACTTAAGAAAATTTTTAGGCAGGCAGGCCAGTCAAATATAATTGTTAACGCCCACAGGATAAATGAGGGTAAATACCCAGTTTTAAACCAACCTGACAAAGACTTTTTCTTTATAAATGCTAATGGGGATAATTTTAATAAAGCTTTGTTAGATTTGATTAAGGATAGACTGCCAAGCTTTTATAAATTTGACCCAGTAAGGGATATTGAAGTCCTAGCCCTATCAAGAAAAACAAATTGGGGAGTTGATGCCATTAATAAATCAATCCAAGAAGCCATTAATAAAGAAAAAATAATTTTAAAAGTAAATGATAGGATCTTTAAGCTCAACGATAAGGTTATGCAGGTGAGAAATAATTACGATTTAAAGGCCTTAAATGACGCCTCTAACGACGATGGGGTCTATAATGGGGATATTGGTATCGTTACAGAAATAGACACCAATGAGGAGAGTCTTAAGGTCGAATTTGATGACGGAAAAATCGTAAAATACAAAAAAGAGGATATTAAAGATTTGGACCTATCTTATGCTATCACAGTTCATAAGTCCCAAGGATCTGAATTTAAGTGTGTGATTATCCCTATGATGCAGGTTGCTCCCATGCTATTAACAAGAAACTTACTTTATACTGGGGTAACTCGTGCGAAAAAACTTGTAATTTTACTTGGAGATAAGCGATTTATAAAAAGAATGGTTGATAATAATAGGTCAAATGACAGAAATACCAATCTTTCCTATTGGATAAATGAAATGGAGTTTATTCTTGCTGATTGA
- a CDS encoding ComF family protein has protein sequence MKWSLFLLIDYLFLDKNTCAFCQSEYIYKYDLCRDCYDRLDYVDNKFLIGDYECYSIYFYDEFFKKLIGLYKFERRTEFSRIFAKIIYDYGIKKNLFDVDYILPSPSSKGTLINRGFDHIRMITDDFIDKIKPSYLDDFKKIRDTRAQHDLGKEDRSKNLIGAFRLDKDLTGKSVLIIDDLVTTGNTSLEMIKVLEEANVKEVKILALASERRVL, from the coding sequence ATGAAATGGAGTTTATTCTTGCTGATTGATTATTTATTTTTAGATAAAAATACCTGTGCCTTTTGTCAGAGCGAATACATTTACAAATACGATCTTTGTAGGGATTGTTATGATAGGCTCGATTATGTCGATAATAAATTTCTTATAGGTGATTATGAGTGCTACTCTATATATTTTTATGACGAATTTTTTAAAAAGCTAATAGGTCTCTATAAGTTTGAGAGAAGGACAGAATTTTCTAGGATTTTCGCAAAGATTATCTATGACTATGGGATTAAGAAAAATCTTTTCGATGTCGATTATATTTTGCCTTCACCATCATCAAAAGGAACTTTGATCAATAGAGGCTTTGACCATATCAGAATGATTACCGATGATTTTATCGACAAAATAAAACCATCCTATCTTGATGATTTTAAAAAGATCAGAGATACCAGGGCTCAGCACGACTTGGGGAAGGAAGATAGGTCCAAAAACTTAATCGGTGCTTTTAGATTAGACAAGGATTTGACTGGAAAATCAGTTTTGATAATTGATGACCTTGTCACAACTGGAAACACCTCACTTGAAATGATAAAAGTTTTGGAAGAAGCAAATGTAAAAGAAGTAAAAATCTTAGCCCTTGCTTCTGAAAGAAGGGTATTATAA
- the scfB gene encoding thioether cross-link-forming SCIFF peptide maturase → MIHQYKAKGFNIVLDIYSGSVHLVDDVTYDIIEKYKNTDENILKEEIKEKYKLKDDELNVAFDEVEELISTGQLFTEDNFKDLAIDVTKRPTNIKALCLNVAHTCNFTCDYCFAKGGKYHGPDAIMTKEVAKKAIDFLLENSGKHYNLDIDFFGGEPLMNLDVVKYTVDYARSKEEEFNKHFNFTLTTNGLLLNDNTIDYLNDNMKNVVLSLDGRQEKHDHFRKTLAGTGSFDLIVPKFQRLVEKRGDKEYYMRGTYTANNLDFTEDIKTYLDLGFKRTSLEPVVGSPDNEYALKDEHLPILFDQYEKLADMMMEAIDNNDEFIFYHYMIDLENGPCIHKRLSGCGSGTEYMAVTPTGDLFPCHQFVGNDDFKIGNIFEGVKNTSLVNEFKTCNCYSKSECRECWANMYCSGGCAANNYNATGDLNHTHDYSCKLFRKRIEMALAIKIYELMKEAEKVEA, encoded by the coding sequence ATGATACACCAATATAAAGCTAAGGGTTTTAATATTGTTTTAGATATATATAGTGGATCTGTCCACCTAGTTGATGATGTCACCTATGATATTATTGAAAAATACAAAAATACAGACGAAAATATATTAAAAGAAGAAATTAAAGAAAAGTACAAGCTCAAAGATGATGAACTAAATGTAGCCTTCGATGAGGTTGAAGAACTTATCTCTACAGGTCAATTATTCACAGAAGATAATTTTAAGGACCTTGCAATTGATGTTACAAAAAGGCCAACTAACATCAAGGCTCTTTGCCTAAATGTGGCCCACACTTGCAATTTTACCTGTGATTATTGCTTTGCCAAGGGCGGCAAATATCACGGACCAGACGCTATAATGACTAAGGAAGTTGCAAAAAAAGCAATTGATTTTCTCTTGGAAAATTCAGGTAAGCATTATAATCTAGACATAGATTTCTTTGGCGGTGAGCCTTTGATGAACCTTGATGTGGTAAAATATACCGTCGACTACGCAAGAAGCAAGGAAGAGGAATTCAACAAGCACTTTAACTTCACCCTTACAACCAACGGTCTACTTCTAAATGATAATACTATTGATTATCTGAACGATAATATGAAAAATGTTGTCTTATCCCTTGATGGTAGGCAAGAAAAACACGACCACTTTAGAAAGACCCTCGCTGGTACTGGTTCCTTTGACCTAATTGTGCCAAAATTCCAAAGACTTGTTGAAAAACGCGGTGATAAGGAATACTACATGAGAGGGACCTATACAGCCAACAATCTCGACTTTACAGAAGATATTAAAACCTATCTAGATTTAGGTTTCAAACGTACTTCCCTAGAGCCGGTTGTAGGCAGCCCTGATAATGAATATGCCCTAAAAGATGAACACCTACCAATTCTTTTTGACCAATACGAAAAATTAGCTGATATGATGATGGAAGCAATTGATAATAACGATGAATTCATTTTCTATCACTATATGATTGACCTTGAAAACGGCCCTTGCATCCACAAGAGACTTTCAGGCTGTGGTTCAGGAACAGAATACATGGCTGTAACACCAACTGGAGACCTCTTCCCTTGCCACCAATTTGTAGGCAATGATGATTTTAAGATAGGAAATATTTTTGAAGGCGTAAAAAATACTAGCCTTGTAAACGAGTTTAAGACCTGCAACTGCTATTCAAAATCAGAATGCAGAGAGTGCTGGGCAAATATGTATTGTTCTGGTGGCTGTGCTGCAAATAATTACAATGCGACAGGTGATTTAAACCACACCCACGATTATTCTTGCAAATTATTTAGGAAAAGAATTGAAATGGCCCTAGCCATTAAAATTTATGAACTTATGAAAGAAGCCGAAAAGGTAGAAGCATAA
- the scfA gene encoding six-cysteine ranthipeptide SCIFF, whose amino-acid sequence MKRILTLNTRNLHKSQKDGGCGECQTSCQSACKTSCGVANQECVSKKENK is encoded by the coding sequence ATGAAAAGAATACTTACACTTAACACAAGAAATCTTCACAAGAGCCAAAAAGACGGCGGTTGCGGTGAATGTCAAACATCTTGCCAATCTGCTTGTAAAACATCTTGCGGAGTTGCCAACCAAGAATGTGTTAGCAAAAAGGAAAATAAATAG
- a CDS encoding aminotransferase class I/II-fold pyridoxal phosphate-dependent enzyme, producing MLNKLIDEYLNENIYPFHMPGHKRSKILNPNIGYGRDFTEIDGLDNLNDPKEVFVEMEKKIAEIYKVKEAIISTNGSTSGILASIRAIKKNKKNILIQRSSHKAVYNACLINKLKVDYLDIKTNDIGAIVDISYKYLENQLKTKNYAALVITSPSYEGYLLNIEKIYNLCKDNNTKLVLDMAHGSHLFLTGEYKNTFDIAITSFHKNLPALTPGAAVLVNDEKIIKDLRFAMSIFQTSSPSYLILQSIDYILENLGKMKNLNEKLSKNLDNLYKLNLKNLKLIDSKNKDRSKILISTKDTNINGKELGDLLKKEKIEVEMAYPSYVLLIASLYDSDLAFELLKKALIKIDKTLGQINVSYNFSYIRPKKIYEIYEAMEKESLLINIKDAEGKIAAGFTYAYPPGIPIIAPGELIDKNVLENINNLLANNINLNIEENSISVLIDKREENC from the coding sequence ATGTTAAATAAACTTATTGATGAATACCTAAATGAAAATATCTATCCTTTCCATATGCCTGGTCATAAAAGGTCAAAGATTTTAAATCCAAATATAGGATATGGGAGAGATTTTACTGAAATAGATGGACTTGATAACCTAAATGATCCTAAGGAAGTTTTTGTAGAAATGGAGAAAAAAATTGCAGAAATTTATAAGGTAAAAGAAGCAATCATTTCTACAAATGGATCTACATCAGGTATTTTAGCTAGCATCAGAGCCATCAAAAAAAATAAAAAAAATATCTTAATCCAAAGATCATCCCACAAGGCCGTTTATAACGCTTGCTTGATTAATAAATTAAAAGTCGATTATCTAGATATTAAAACTAATGACATCGGTGCAATAGTTGATATTTCCTATAAGTACTTAGAAAATCAATTAAAAACTAAAAACTACGCTGCTCTTGTAATCACTTCGCCTTCCTATGAAGGTTATTTACTAAATATAGAAAAAATTTATAATTTGTGTAAGGATAATAATACCAAACTAGTTTTAGATATGGCTCACGGGTCTCATTTGTTTTTGACAGGCGAATATAAAAACACTTTTGATATAGCCATAACTTCTTTTCATAAAAATCTTCCTGCCCTCACACCAGGAGCGGCTGTTCTTGTTAACGATGAAAAAATAATAAAAGATTTAAGATTTGCTATGTCTATTTTCCAAACATCTTCCCCATCTTATCTGATCTTACAATCTATTGATTATATTTTAGAAAACCTTGGAAAGATGAAAAATTTAAATGAGAAGTTATCAAAAAATCTCGATAATCTTTATAAGTTGAATTTGAAAAATTTAAAATTAATTGATTCTAAAAATAAAGACAGGTCAAAAATTTTAATTTCAACTAAGGATACAAATATAAACGGGAAAGAACTTGGAGACTTGCTGAAAAAAGAAAAAATCGAAGTAGAAATGGCCTACCCTTCCTACGTCCTTTTGATAGCAAGTCTTTACGATAGCGACCTAGCTTTTGAACTTCTCAAAAAAGCTCTAATTAAAATTGATAAAACTTTAGGTCAAATAAATGTGTCATATAATTTTTCCTATATTAGACCTAAAAAAATTTACGAAATCTATGAGGCCATGGAAAAAGAATCTTTATTAATAAATATAAAAGATGCTGAGGGAAAAATTGCTGCTGGCTTTACTTACGCATATCCACCAGGAATACCAATTATTGCGCCAGGAGAATTAATTGATAAAAATGTCTTAGAAAATATAAATAATTTATTAGCAAATAACATTAATCTAAATATTGAGGAAAATTCGATATCTGTCCTGATTGACAAAAGAGAAGAAAACTGTTAA